A genomic stretch from Nitrobacter winogradskyi Nb-255 includes:
- a CDS encoding YkvA family protein, translated as MTASKHSVGFEPADRLAQDRDNVRRRFWSKLKRVVAHVPFAEDLLAAYYCAFDKQTPRHVQASLLGAIAYFVLPLDFVPDMLPVLGFTDDAAVLATAIRIVAAHITPEHREAARTALKRGIENEAA; from the coding sequence ATGACGGCATCGAAACATAGTGTGGGATTTGAGCCGGCCGATCGGCTGGCGCAGGACCGCGACAATGTGCGCCGGCGTTTCTGGAGCAAGCTGAAGCGCGTCGTTGCTCATGTTCCCTTCGCCGAGGATCTGTTGGCCGCCTACTACTGCGCATTCGACAAGCAGACGCCGCGTCATGTGCAGGCGTCGCTGCTCGGCGCCATCGCCTATTTCGTTCTGCCGCTCGATTTCGTTCCCGACATGCTGCCGGTGCTCGGCTTCACCGACGACGCCGCGGTGCTCGCGACGGCGATCAGGATCGTCGCCGCGCATATCACGCCGGAGCATCGTGAGGCCGCGCGCACGGCATTAAAGCGCGGGATAGAGAACGAAGCGGCGTAA
- a CDS encoding 4a-hydroxytetrahydrobiopterin dehydratase, which produces MVERFSDEARNTALNELPGWSQVAGREAITRTFTFRDFNEAFGFMARVALVAEKTDHHPEWRNVYRTVEVVLATHDAGGVTERDIRLAEAMNAIARQCGGI; this is translated from the coding sequence ATGGTGGAGCGATTTTCGGATGAAGCACGAAACACGGCGCTCAACGAACTGCCGGGCTGGTCGCAGGTCGCCGGTCGCGAGGCCATTACGCGAACCTTCACGTTCCGGGACTTCAACGAGGCTTTCGGATTCATGGCCCGCGTCGCGCTGGTCGCCGAAAAGACTGATCACCACCCGGAGTGGCGCAATGTCTACAGGACGGTGGAGGTCGTGCTCGCGACTCACGATGCCGGCGGCGTCACCGAGCGCGACATCAGGCTGGCGGAGGCGATGAACGCGATCGCAAGGCAGTGTGGCGGGATTTGA
- the fdxA gene encoding ferredoxin FdxA → MTFVVTENCIKCKYMDCVEVCPVDCFYEGDNMLVINPDECIDCGVCEPECPAEAIKPDSEPDLENWLKLNAEYSAVWPNITIKRDAPADAKTFDGVAGKLEQYFSANPGQGD, encoded by the coding sequence ATGACCTTCGTTGTCACTGAAAATTGTATCAAGTGCAAATACATGGATTGTGTGGAGGTATGTCCGGTCGACTGCTTCTACGAAGGCGACAATATGCTCGTCATCAATCCCGACGAGTGCATCGACTGCGGCGTGTGCGAGCCTGAATGTCCGGCCGAGGCCATCAAGCCTGACTCCGAGCCGGACCTCGAAAACTGGCTCAAGCTGAACGCCGAATATTCCGCGGTCTGGCCGAACATCACCATCAAGCGCGATGCGCCTGCCGACGCGAAAACATTCGACGGCGTCGCCGGCAAGCTGGAGCAGTATTTTTCAGCGAATCCCGGTCAAGGCGACTGA
- a CDS encoding DUF488 domain-containing protein encodes MTRLAARNISVKRAYEAPAADDGSRILVDRLWPRGLPKTEAAIDLWLKDIAPSTGLRKWFGHDPARWQEFRQRYVEEIHQHPEELDELRTRAKAGRVTLVFAAHDEAHNNAVVLRDVLLGRVS; translated from the coding sequence GTGACGCGGCTTGCGGCCAGGAATATCAGCGTGAAGCGAGCCTATGAGGCCCCCGCCGCCGACGATGGCTCGCGGATACTGGTTGACCGCCTGTGGCCTCGGGGTCTCCCCAAGACGGAGGCCGCCATCGATCTCTGGTTAAAGGATATCGCGCCCAGCACCGGGCTGCGCAAATGGTTCGGACACGATCCCGCCCGCTGGCAGGAGTTCCGGCAGAGATATGTGGAAGAGATTCACCAGCACCCGGAAGAACTCGACGAATTGCGGACCCGCGCCAAAGCCGGCCGGGTTACGCTCGTCTTTGCGGCTCATGATGAAGCACACAACAACGCGGTCGTGCTGAGAGATGTCCTTCTGGGCCGCGTCAGCTGA
- the htpG gene encoding molecular chaperone HtpG has product MTSTIDKNGAAESRVFEADVAKLLQMMVHSVYSDKDVFLRELISNAADACERLRYEAISDPALLTDETRPRISITIDAERRQLAVEDNGIGMGRDELVDALGTIARSGTKAFIEQAEAAESGDGVALIGQFGVGFYSAFMVADQVDVVSRRAGAREAWRWSSDGKGTFTVTPVDESEAPARGTRVTLHLTEDATGYTDRLKIEQMIKEQSGHVPVPIALIEKPGAEPAEIADGAALWTRPRGEISASEYADFYRSVAGQFDEPALTVHFRAEGRQEFTALLFVPQTRPFDLFEPDKKRQLKLYVRRVFITEDADLLPRYLRFVRGVVDSADLPLNISREMIQESPILAAIKKSITGRILSELEKLADKDAQAYGKIWEAFGPMFKEGIYDAADRRDTVLGLSRFRTTAGSLRSLKDYVGALKENQTSIYYLAGQDAARLEASPHLEGFRARGVEVLLLSDPVDSFWVTSGPSFEGKPFKSVTQGAADLAAIPRLDAGTEPSPDVSEGVTEFLAFLKTTLSDLVSDVRSSDRLTDSPVCLVAAESGPDRQLEKILLGVGQLAGASKPVLEVNPNHPLVASLAALGQDDREFKEDAARMLLDDARVLDGDRPSDALEFSRRLIRLVERGLRRSSAGGGD; this is encoded by the coding sequence ATGACCTCGACAATCGACAAGAATGGCGCGGCCGAAAGCCGGGTGTTTGAGGCGGATGTGGCCAAGCTGCTCCAGATGATGGTGCACTCGGTCTATTCCGACAAGGACGTGTTCTTGCGGGAGCTGATTTCGAACGCTGCGGACGCCTGCGAGCGTCTGCGTTATGAGGCGATCAGCGATCCTGCCTTGCTGACGGATGAAACCAGACCGCGCATCTCCATCACCATCGATGCGGAACGGCGGCAACTGGCGGTCGAGGACAACGGTATCGGCATGGGCCGGGACGAACTGGTCGACGCGCTGGGAACGATCGCGCGGTCGGGCACCAAGGCTTTCATCGAGCAGGCTGAGGCCGCGGAGTCGGGTGACGGCGTCGCCCTGATTGGTCAGTTCGGCGTCGGATTCTATTCGGCCTTCATGGTGGCGGATCAGGTCGATGTGGTCTCACGGCGCGCGGGCGCCAGGGAGGCTTGGCGCTGGTCATCGGACGGGAAGGGGACATTCACGGTCACGCCCGTGGACGAGAGCGAGGCCCCCGCGCGAGGAACCCGCGTGACGCTTCATCTGACCGAAGACGCGACGGGATATACCGATCGGCTCAAGATCGAGCAGATGATCAAGGAACAATCGGGGCATGTGCCGGTTCCGATCGCGCTCATCGAGAAGCCCGGAGCCGAGCCGGCCGAGATCGCCGATGGCGCGGCGCTCTGGACCCGCCCGCGCGGCGAGATCAGCGCTTCCGAATACGCCGATTTCTACCGCAGCGTCGCGGGCCAGTTCGACGAACCCGCGCTGACGGTGCATTTCCGCGCCGAGGGCCGGCAGGAGTTCACGGCGCTGCTGTTCGTGCCGCAGACCCGGCCTTTCGATCTGTTCGAGCCGGACAAGAAGCGGCAACTCAAACTTTACGTGAGACGCGTCTTTATCACCGAGGATGCTGATCTCTTGCCGCGCTATCTGCGGTTCGTGCGCGGTGTCGTCGACTCGGCGGACCTGCCGCTCAATATCTCGCGCGAAATGATTCAGGAAAGTCCGATCCTGGCCGCGATCAAGAAAAGCATCACCGGCCGCATCCTCAGCGAGCTTGAGAAGCTGGCAGACAAGGACGCGCAGGCCTACGGGAAAATCTGGGAAGCCTTCGGTCCGATGTTCAAGGAAGGCATCTACGATGCCGCCGACCGGCGTGACACCGTGCTGGGCCTCTCCCGCTTCAGGACGACGGCCGGATCGTTGCGAAGCCTCAAGGACTATGTCGGCGCGTTGAAGGAAAATCAGACCTCGATCTACTATCTCGCCGGGCAGGATGCCGCCCGTCTCGAAGCCTCGCCTCATTTGGAGGGCTTTCGCGCCCGCGGCGTGGAGGTTCTCCTGCTGTCCGATCCGGTCGACAGCTTCTGGGTCACGTCCGGACCGAGCTTCGAGGGAAAGCCGTTCAAATCCGTGACGCAGGGAGCAGCGGATCTGGCTGCGATCCCGCGCCTCGACGCCGGCACCGAGCCGTCACCGGACGTCAGCGAGGGTGTCACGGAGTTTCTCGCCTTCCTCAAGACAACGCTTTCGGACCTGGTTTCAGACGTCCGCTCGTCCGATCGTCTGACCGATAGTCCGGTTTGCCTCGTGGCCGCCGAGTCGGGACCCGATCGGCAACTGGAAAAAATTCTCCTCGGAGTGGGACAATTGGCGGGCGCATCCAAGCCGGTTCTCGAAGTGAATCCGAACCATCCCCTGGTCGCTTCGCTGGCGGCGCTCGGGCAGGATGATCGCGAGTTCAAGGAGGACGCCGCCCGGATGCTGCTTGACGATGCGCGCGTTCTCGACGGAGACCGCCCCAGTGATGCGCTTGAGTTTTCCAGGCGCCTTATCCGTCTCGTCGAGCGGGGACTGCGTCGCTCCAGCGCGGGCGGCGGCGATTGA
- a CDS encoding PepSY-associated TM helix domain-containing protein, which yields MTVDGDELWQRKKRRAFFINQLYQWHWISSGLCLIGMLLFALTGITLNNAGQIESKPAVTMRQAQLPQALIADLTSDPGNAKAALPSSINEWLRREIGVSTAERDTEWSSDEVYVALPRPGGDAWLSIQRDGSGAVSYEVTDRGWIAYLNDLHKGRHTGKAWSWFIDVFAAAAITFCLTGLLLLQLHAKRRPATWPVVTLGLIIPTLLAVLLIHG from the coding sequence TTGACAGTCGACGGTGACGAGCTCTGGCAGCGAAAGAAGCGCCGCGCTTTTTTCATTAATCAACTCTATCAGTGGCATTGGATCAGTTCAGGCCTGTGTTTGATCGGCATGCTGCTGTTCGCCCTGACCGGAATTACGCTGAACAATGCCGGTCAGATCGAATCCAAGCCCGCGGTGACGATGCGTCAGGCACAACTGCCCCAAGCGCTGATCGCCGACCTTACGTCTGATCCAGGCAACGCCAAGGCGGCTCTGCCCTCGAGCATCAACGAGTGGCTGCGACGCGAGATCGGCGTCAGCACCGCGGAGCGCGACACTGAATGGTCGTCCGACGAGGTCTATGTCGCCCTGCCCCGACCGGGCGGCGACGCATGGCTAAGCATCCAGCGCGACGGCAGCGGCGCGGTATCTTATGAGGTGACCGACCGCGGCTGGATCGCCTATCTCAATGATTTGCACAAGGGCCGCCACACCGGCAAGGCGTGGAGCTGGTTCATCGACGTGTTCGCGGCCGCCGCGATCACCTTCTGTCTTACCGGCCTGCTGCTCCTGCAGCTTCATGCCAAGCGGCGTCCGGCCACCTGGCCCGTCGTGACCCTGGGACTGATTATTCCGACCCTGCTCGCTGTTCTTCTCATTCATGGCTAG
- a CDS encoding DUF2271 domain-containing protein → MRLLISAALTTLAASSSLASEATISIDVPQLDVAEYHKPYVAMWVEQADGGKITNLAVWYDVNHKKNEGTKWLKDVRQWWRRTGRELALPVDGLSSPTRAPGTHQIKFDSASKPLEGLTPGKYQLVIEAAREVGGRELLKIPFEWPPKAPATGEAKGERELGTVTLKLTP, encoded by the coding sequence ATGCGCCTTTTGATTTCCGCCGCACTCACGACCCTTGCCGCAAGTTCGTCGCTGGCTTCCGAGGCGACCATCAGCATCGATGTTCCTCAGCTCGATGTCGCCGAGTACCACAAGCCTTATGTCGCGATGTGGGTGGAACAGGCCGACGGCGGCAAGATCACCAATCTTGCCGTGTGGTACGACGTCAACCACAAGAAAAACGAAGGTACGAAGTGGCTCAAGGACGTACGGCAGTGGTGGCGCCGCACCGGCCGTGAACTCGCGCTTCCCGTCGATGGATTATCCAGTCCGACCCGCGCGCCCGGCACCCACCAGATCAAGTTTGATAGCGCCAGCAAACCGCTCGAAGGACTGACGCCAGGCAAATACCAGCTCGTCATCGAGGCCGCTCGCGAAGTCGGCGGCCGTGAATTGCTGAAGATCCCGTTCGAGTGGCCGCCGAAGGCACCCGCAACCGGCGAAGCCAAGGGGGAACGTGAGCTTGGCACGGTCACATTGAAATTGACCCCTTAA